TCCCGAGTGGAGCCCATAATTTGAATTATTTGCCTGATTTAGTGCCTCATTCATGTCATTTACCCTAATAATTGGTAAAACTGGGGCAAAAATTTCGATATTTGCTAAAATATTATCCGCTGTGATTTCCAATATTGTTGGATATATTATACTATTTTCCCTCTTTCCACCGCATATCAATTTTCCCCCTTGCCCTATTGATTTATTTATTAATTTTTCCACTCTTTCCGCACTATCCAATGATATTAAAGAACTAATATTTGTATCCTCATCTAATGGATTGCCTATTTTTAATTTTTTAACTTTTTCAACTATTTTATTTATAAATTCATCTGCCACTTCCTGCTCTATTAGAACCCGTCCAACAGAAATACAAACCTGACCAGAATTTAAAAATTTACCGCTCATACAAGATTCCACGGCTTTATTTATATTTGCATCTTTTAATATTATCATTGGATTATTTCCCCCCAATTCAAGAGTTATTTTTTTAAATCCTGCCTTTTTTGTAATTGATTCGCCAACTTCTACACTTCCAGTAAATGACAGTTTATTTATTTTATTATTTTTTACGATTTCATCCCCTACAATATGCCCCTCCCCAGTTAATAGGTTAAATACTCCCAACGGTATTTTTTTACTTTTTAAAACTTTTTCAATAATCTTTGTTAATTCAATAGTTATCATCGGAGCTTTTGATGATGGGTGAGCTACTATACTATTTCCCATAGCTATTGCCGGAGCTATTTTATGTGCAAATAGGTTTAATGGAAAATTAAATGGAGTAATTGCACCAACTAATCCAACTGGTTCTCTTTTTGTTATTACCATCCCATCGTCAAAAGGTATAGTTTCCCCCCTTAACTCCCTTGAATAAAATGCTGAAAATTTAAATGTGGTTATTGTTCTATCTACCTCAATAATTGACTGTTTTATTGGCTTTCCTACATCAATAGTTATTAATTTTGCCAATTCTCTTTTATTTTTGGATAATTCTGAAGCTATTTTCATTAA
The window above is part of the Methanococcus aeolicus Nankai-3 genome. Proteins encoded here:
- a CDS encoding lactaldehyde dehydrogenase, whose amino-acid sequence is MFINGEWINRKDIEVKNPYNNEIIGYIPSLSRNETKEAIKIAEEHKSTMKNLSPTIRYNILMKIASELSKNKRELAKLITIDVGKPIKQSIIEVDRTITTFKFSAFYSRELRGETIPFDDGMVITKREPVGLVGAITPFNFPLNLFAHKIAPAIAMGNSIVAHPSSKAPMITIELTKIIEKVLKSKKIPLGVFNLLTGEGHIVGDEIVKNNKINKLSFTGSVEVGESITKKAGFKKITLELGGNNPMIILKDANINKAVESCMSGKFLNSGQVCISVGRVLIEQEVADEFINKIVEKVKKLKIGNPLDEDTNISSLISLDSAERVEKLINKSIGQGGKLICGGKRENSIIYPTILEITADNILANIEIFAPVLPIIRVNDMNEALNQANNSNYGLHSGVFTQDINKALYFADNLEYGGVLINNSPTFRIDNMPFGGIKHSGLGREGIKYAIDEMSEIKTIIVNTK